In the genome of Bacillus carboniphilus, one region contains:
- a CDS encoding putative polysaccharide biosynthesis protein, giving the protein MSGVNPWIKGAFILSIAGIFTKILSAVYRVPFQNLVGDHGFYIYQQVYPFYGIIIAFMMYGFPMAFSKLYVENNENKDRDFTSIFSSLVMISVVGFLLLNIGADTLARWMKDDQLSPLFKTLSYLWLLFPFISFRRGLFQGKGNMFPTALSQVGEQLVRVVTILAGAYVLTSTDADLYDVGNVAVFGSITGGVMALIILYSYTSWGKLLEWRYFQFNWKIAKNFMVLGFIFSINGLLFVFLQLADSLQLYPIMVTSGQDPQIAKELKGVYDRGQPLIQLGVVLATSFSLALVPGLAKLQAKQEHHEIKKYVKLSIKVSIVIGLAASVGYMMIMEPLNEMLFQTASGKKVLMILTVSVFLGSVIMTSFGIMQGLGYYRPLVFVCMGTFLAKVGFNYILIPFLGTMGSALATVLSLVILLGWMANWLWHQGLLKGVSSYFHLKVLMANLIMAATVWLSLQLLNDLTWLVSHSRIQSTIQTMLSCVVGGFVYLWLIGRFRIFEEEELVHIPFGKHMKKYSFKAR; this is encoded by the coding sequence ATGTCAGGTGTCAATCCGTGGATTAAGGGAGCCTTTATTTTATCAATTGCAGGAATTTTTACAAAAATCTTAAGTGCTGTATATAGAGTTCCCTTTCAAAACCTAGTAGGTGATCACGGTTTTTATATTTATCAACAAGTGTATCCCTTTTACGGGATCATTATCGCTTTTATGATGTACGGCTTTCCAATGGCCTTTTCTAAGTTATATGTGGAAAATAATGAAAATAAAGATAGGGACTTTACGAGTATATTTTCAAGTCTTGTTATGATTTCTGTAGTAGGATTTCTTCTTTTGAACATCGGAGCAGATACATTGGCGAGGTGGATGAAGGATGATCAATTATCACCCTTGTTTAAGACTTTATCTTATTTATGGTTGCTATTTCCCTTTATTTCGTTTAGAAGAGGTTTATTTCAAGGTAAGGGAAACATGTTCCCCACAGCCTTATCTCAGGTAGGGGAGCAACTTGTAAGGGTGGTCACTATATTAGCGGGAGCATATGTACTGACTAGTACTGATGCGGACTTATATGATGTGGGAAATGTCGCGGTTTTTGGCTCCATTACAGGCGGTGTTATGGCGTTAATTATTCTATATAGCTATACTTCTTGGGGAAAGCTATTAGAGTGGAGATATTTCCAATTCAATTGGAAGATTGCGAAGAATTTTATGGTTCTTGGATTCATTTTTTCGATTAATGGTCTTCTTTTTGTCTTTCTACAATTAGCGGATTCCCTTCAGTTGTACCCTATAATGGTTACGAGTGGCCAAGACCCCCAAATCGCAAAAGAATTAAAAGGGGTTTATGATCGTGGACAGCCGTTAATACAGTTAGGTGTAGTGTTGGCTACTTCTTTTTCACTAGCCTTAGTCCCTGGTCTGGCCAAGCTTCAAGCTAAACAAGAGCATCATGAAATAAAGAAGTATGTAAAGCTTTCAATCAAAGTAAGTATTGTCATAGGGCTTGCTGCATCCGTGGGTTACATGATGATTATGGAACCTTTAAATGAGATGTTATTTCAAACTGCTAGTGGAAAGAAGGTCTTAATGATTTTAACGGTATCCGTGTTTTTAGGATCGGTCATTATGACAAGCTTTGGTATTATGCAAGGTTTAGGATATTATCGTCCATTAGTCTTTGTATGCATGGGCACCTTCTTGGCTAAAGTAGGATTTAATTACATATTGATCCCTTTTCTTGGGACAATGGGTTCTGCACTCGCAACGGTACTCAGTCTAGTTATTTTATTGGGATGGATGGCTAATTGGTTGTGGCACCAAGGACTTTTAAAAGGTGTATCCTCTTATTTTCATCTAAAAGTTCTAATGGCCAATCTCATCATGGCTGCTACTGTATGGTTGTCCCTACAACTTCTGAATGACCTCACATGGCTAGTGTCACATTCCCGGATACAATCAACTATCCAAACAATGCTGAGTTGTGTTGTAGGCGGCTTTGTATATCTTTGGTTAATAGGGAGATTTAGGATTTTTGAAGAGGAAGAGTTAGTACATATACCATTCGGAAAGCACATGAAAAAATATTCTTTCAAGGCTCGTTAA
- the spoVT gene encoding stage V sporulation protein T, with protein sequence MKATGIVRRIDDLGRVVIPKEIRRTLRIREGDPLEIFVDRDGEVILKKYSPISELSDFAKEYAEALYDSLGNPVIICDRDMVIAVSGGSKKEYMNKNISEVVEKIMDDRSSVLVTQQSEVALVDGHSETLNSYTAGPIVANGDPIGAVIIFSKEGTVGEVEQKAVETAAGFLARQMEQ encoded by the coding sequence ATGAAAGCAACTGGTATCGTTCGACGTATTGATGATTTAGGACGAGTCGTCATTCCAAAAGAAATTAGAAGAACATTACGAATTCGTGAAGGGGATCCTTTAGAGATCTTCGTAGATCGCGATGGAGAAGTTATTTTAAAGAAGTATTCACCAATAAGTGAATTAAGTGATTTTGCGAAAGAATATGCTGAAGCACTCTATGATAGTTTAGGAAATCCAGTCATTATATGTGACCGTGATATGGTTATTGCAGTATCAGGCGGCTCCAAGAAAGAGTATATGAATAAAAACATTAGTGAAGTCGTAGAAAAAATAATGGATGATCGAAGCTCTGTGTTAGTGACACAGCAAAGTGAGGTTGCCCTTGTAGATGGTCATTCAGAAACGTTAAATTCCTATACAGCGGGACCAATTGTAGCTAATGGAGATCCAATCGGTGCGGTCATTATTTTCTCTAAAGAAGGCACAGTTGGGGAAGTAGAACAAAAAGCAGTGGAAACAGCTGCAGGCTTTTTAGCTAGACAAATGGAGCAATAG
- the mfd gene encoding transcription-repair coupling factor: MEGLLQYFLDQDDVRSILEGINEGLDEQLITGLSGSSRATLMATVQQQTNRPVIILTYNLLQAQKLYDDLSSFISEEYLYLYPANDLIAAEFSAASPELKAQRIETLNQLIRGNVRVLLVPIAGLRRLLPPKEVWENHQLHFELGDDLDLNQLLRSLVQMGYTRTEMVESPGEFSLRGGILDLYTLTDEDPYRIELFDTEIDSIRTFSIEDQRSKNKLKHVTIGPAQEAVLNEQHLQRMTNGLEEGRAKSLKKLKDDQVKRKLVEHISMELERIHQHKDEYTYRYLSLAFEHPASLLDYAPADAILFIDEYNRIVETNQTLEKEELDWYTGLLSEGKMIHDISFSHSLDACIKGSRSLILYLSLFLKHVPNSSPQNIVSFSCKPMQHFHGQMNLLKQELGRWQKSGFTVIFTGSDEERVKKLERVLNDYEIELLLLKDSSKLVKGKTQIAHAPLQSGFELPLHKLALITEEELFQKRTRKSTRKQKLSNAERIKNYSELKTGDYVVHVNHGIGKYLGIETLEINGVHKDYLHIRYQGDDKLFVPIEQIDLIQKYVGSESKEPKIYKLGGSDWKRVKKKVESSVQDIADDLIKLYAEREASKGYAFSPDSDLQREFETSFPYQETEDQLRSIFEIKKDMERERPMDRLLCGDVGYGKTEVAIRAAFKAVMDGKQVAFLVPTTILAQQHYETMRERYQDFPINIGLMSRFRSRKQQQETVKGLKNGTVDIVVGTHRILSKDIQYHDLGLLIIDEEQRFGVTHKEKIKQLKANVDVLTLTATPIPRTLHMSMLGVRDLSVIETPPENRFPVQTYVMEYNGSLVREAIERELSRDGQVYFLYNRVEDIERKAEEISMLVPEAKVVYAHGKMTETELESVILSFIEGEADVLVSTTIIETGVDIPNVNTLIVHDADKMGLSQLYQLRGRVGRTNRVAYAYFTYRRDKVLTEVAEKRLQAIKEFTELGSGFKIAMRDLSIRGAGNLLGAQQHGFIDSVGFDLYSEMLKEAIEQRRGPSEEKQEKVTIEIDLEIDAYIPDAYIPDGQQKIEMYKRFRSLTSLEEVEELKEEMTDRFGDYPIEVQRLFTVSEIKVRAAQVKIENIKQVKDSITITVTEVGSQLVDGQKLFMMTGKYGRKVGLGMEGSQLKVVLHIQRMKPDEWLGILDELVIGMAESLKEKDYVS; this comes from the coding sequence TTGGAAGGATTGCTTCAATATTTTCTGGATCAAGATGATGTTCGTTCAATACTAGAGGGTATCAATGAGGGACTAGATGAACAACTCATTACCGGTTTGTCTGGATCATCAAGAGCAACCTTAATGGCGACGGTTCAGCAACAAACAAATCGACCAGTGATTATACTTACGTACAACCTGTTACAAGCTCAGAAGTTATATGATGATTTAAGCTCCTTTATCTCAGAGGAATATTTATATTTATACCCAGCAAATGATTTAATAGCCGCCGAATTCAGTGCAGCTAGTCCAGAATTAAAAGCTCAAAGAATTGAAACACTGAATCAACTAATTAGAGGGAATGTAAGAGTTTTATTAGTCCCAATTGCAGGATTAAGGAGGCTTCTGCCTCCGAAAGAAGTGTGGGAAAACCATCAACTTCATTTTGAGTTGGGAGATGATTTAGATTTAAATCAACTTCTTCGTTCACTTGTTCAGATGGGATACACCCGTACGGAAATGGTAGAGTCACCTGGTGAATTTAGTTTAAGGGGTGGCATACTCGATTTATATACTTTAACGGATGAGGATCCATATAGAATAGAGTTATTTGATACTGAAATAGATTCCATTCGTACTTTTTCCATTGAAGATCAAAGGTCAAAAAATAAGCTGAAACATGTGACGATTGGACCGGCACAAGAAGCTGTACTAAATGAACAGCACCTACAACGGATGACTAATGGCTTAGAGGAAGGTAGAGCGAAGAGTTTAAAGAAGCTAAAGGATGATCAGGTTAAAAGAAAATTAGTAGAACATATTTCTATGGAGCTCGAGAGAATCCATCAGCATAAAGATGAATATACATATCGGTACCTTTCCTTAGCGTTTGAGCATCCTGCAAGTTTACTAGATTATGCACCAGCAGATGCAATCCTATTTATAGACGAATATAACCGCATAGTAGAGACCAATCAGACGTTAGAAAAAGAAGAGCTAGACTGGTATACCGGTCTTTTATCTGAAGGAAAAATGATACACGATATTTCTTTCTCACACTCATTGGATGCTTGTATTAAAGGTAGCCGAAGCCTAATCTTGTATCTATCGCTCTTCTTAAAGCATGTTCCAAATTCAAGCCCGCAAAATATTGTGAGTTTTTCGTGTAAACCAATGCAGCACTTTCATGGTCAAATGAATTTATTAAAGCAAGAGCTGGGTCGATGGCAGAAAAGTGGGTTTACTGTTATTTTTACAGGTTCAGATGAAGAGAGAGTTAAGAAGCTTGAGCGAGTATTGAATGATTATGAAATAGAGTTGCTTCTCCTCAAAGACTCATCCAAGTTAGTGAAGGGTAAAACACAAATTGCTCATGCGCCGCTCCAAAGTGGATTTGAGTTACCACTTCATAAATTAGCTCTGATTACAGAGGAAGAACTTTTTCAGAAGAGAACAAGAAAATCAACACGCAAACAGAAGCTATCTAACGCTGAAAGAATTAAAAATTATTCAGAACTAAAAACGGGCGACTATGTCGTCCATGTTAATCATGGGATTGGTAAATATTTAGGAATTGAAACGTTAGAAATTAACGGGGTCCACAAAGACTACCTCCACATACGCTATCAAGGCGATGATAAGTTATTTGTCCCGATTGAACAGATTGATCTCATTCAGAAATACGTTGGATCTGAAAGTAAGGAGCCCAAGATATATAAGCTTGGAGGTAGTGATTGGAAGCGGGTGAAAAAGAAGGTTGAATCATCTGTCCAAGATATTGCAGATGACCTTATTAAACTGTATGCAGAAAGGGAAGCATCCAAAGGGTACGCCTTTTCACCAGATAGTGATCTCCAGAGAGAATTTGAAACAAGCTTTCCTTATCAAGAAACAGAAGACCAACTAAGATCTATATTTGAGATAAAAAAGGATATGGAAAGAGAACGGCCTATGGATCGGTTATTATGTGGTGATGTAGGTTACGGAAAGACAGAAGTCGCAATTCGCGCGGCATTTAAAGCAGTTATGGATGGTAAACAGGTAGCTTTTCTTGTACCGACTACTATTCTTGCACAGCAGCACTACGAGACCATGCGTGAAAGATATCAGGATTTTCCTATCAATATAGGTCTAATGAGTCGATTTAGATCCCGTAAACAACAGCAAGAGACGGTTAAAGGGTTAAAAAACGGTACTGTTGATATTGTTGTAGGTACTCATCGAATTCTATCAAAAGATATTCAGTACCATGATTTAGGCTTGCTCATTATTGATGAAGAACAAAGGTTCGGAGTTACGCATAAGGAGAAAATCAAGCAATTAAAAGCAAATGTAGATGTTCTCACACTAACGGCAACCCCAATACCGAGAACGCTTCATATGTCTATGCTAGGCGTAAGGGATCTCTCTGTTATAGAAACGCCACCAGAAAACCGCTTCCCTGTTCAAACATATGTCATGGAATACAATGGTTCGCTTGTTAGAGAAGCTATTGAACGAGAGCTATCAAGGGACGGTCAAGTTTATTTTCTATATAACCGAGTAGAAGATATTGAAAGAAAAGCTGAAGAGATTTCTATGCTAGTCCCAGAGGCCAAAGTGGTTTATGCACATGGAAAAATGACAGAAACAGAGTTGGAGTCGGTCATTTTAAGTTTTATAGAAGGCGAAGCAGACGTATTAGTGAGTACAACCATTATTGAAACAGGCGTCGATATCCCGAACGTGAATACGTTAATTGTCCATGATGCAGATAAGATGGGGTTATCTCAGCTTTACCAGCTTAGAGGGAGAGTAGGGAGAACCAATCGTGTAGCCTATGCCTACTTTACCTACAGAAGGGATAAGGTCTTAACAGAAGTAGCTGAAAAACGACTTCAGGCAATCAAGGAGTTCACTGAACTAGGCTCTGGTTTTAAAATTGCCATGAGAGATTTGTCCATTCGTGGAGCGGGAAATCTACTTGGAGCACAACAACACGGGTTTATTGACTCCGTTGGATTTGATTTATATTCTGAAATGTTGAAGGAAGCCATTGAACAAAGGCGAGGCCCGAGTGAAGAAAAGCAAGAAAAGGTTACGATTGAAATAGATTTAGAAATAGATGCTTATATTCCAGATGCTTATATTCCTGATGGACAGCAAAAGATTGAAATGTATAAACGATTCCGTTCTCTCACTTCACTTGAGGAAGTAGAAGAACTGAAAGAAGAAATGACTGACAGATTTGGTGATTACCCAATCGAGGTTCAGAGATTATTTACTGTTTCAGAAATCAAGGTCAGAGCTGCTCAAGTTAAAATTGAAAACATTAAACAAGTAAAGGACTCTATAACCATTACCGTTACGGAAGTTGGAAGCCAATTAGTAGATGGGCAAAAGCTATTTATGATGACAGGGAAATATGGAAGAAAAGTAGGATTAGGGATGGAAGGATCTCAATTGAAGGTCGTCCTCCATATCCAAAGGATGAAACCGGATGAATGGCTTGGGATATTAGATGAACTGGTTATTGGAATGGCTGAATCCTTAAAAGAAAAAGATTATGTTTCATAA
- a CDS encoding anti-sigma-F factor Fin family protein, whose protein sequence is MALHYNCKHCGTNIGSLNQVSLHTEQLGFHKLTEEERQEMIQYHPNGDIHVQTICEDCQEALERNPELHHSDFLIQ, encoded by the coding sequence TTGGCACTCCATTATAATTGTAAGCATTGTGGAACAAATATAGGTTCTCTAAATCAAGTTTCTTTGCATACTGAACAGTTAGGGTTTCATAAATTAACAGAAGAAGAACGTCAAGAAATGATTCAATATCATCCAAATGGTGATATTCATGTTCAGACTATATGTGAAGATTGCCAGGAAGCACTAGAAAGAAATCCTGAGTTACACCATTCAGATTTTCTTATTCAATAA
- the pth gene encoding aminoacyl-tRNA hydrolase: MKLIVGLGNPGQQYDKTRHNIGFEVVDQLAEQLQTPLNQQKHKGLLGKGTYKGESFILLKPLTYMNLSGESVSEVCQFYKIEPSDIVVLYDDLDLPVGKIRLRQKGSAGGHNGIKSMIQHLGTTEFNRVRIGIDRPEPGIPVPNYVLGKFRPEEQEEMKQVIKTCADACEVWLTKPFIQVMNEYN, encoded by the coding sequence ATGAAGTTAATTGTTGGCTTAGGAAATCCAGGACAACAGTATGATAAAACAAGACATAATATAGGCTTTGAGGTAGTAGACCAATTGGCAGAACAGCTACAAACCCCATTAAATCAGCAAAAACACAAAGGTTTATTAGGAAAGGGAACTTATAAAGGGGAATCCTTTATTCTATTGAAGCCCTTAACCTATATGAATCTCTCAGGCGAATCAGTAAGCGAGGTCTGTCAATTTTACAAAATTGAACCATCAGACATTGTTGTTTTGTATGATGACCTTGATTTGCCAGTAGGAAAAATAAGACTACGACAAAAAGGTAGTGCAGGCGGTCATAACGGAATTAAATCCATGATTCAACATTTAGGGACTACAGAATTTAATCGTGTCCGAATCGGGATTGACAGACCCGAACCAGGGATCCCGGTACCTAATTATGTTTTAGGTAAATTTAGGCCAGAGGAACAAGAAGAAATGAAACAAGTGATTAAAACCTGTGCGGATGCGTGTGAGGTATGGCTTACAAAACCATTTATACAAGTAATGAATGAATACAATTAA
- a CDS encoding 50S ribosomal protein L25/general stress protein Ctc translates to MATHTLEAKKREISRNSTLRELRLKGNIPAIVYGGKVGNTPISISEADFIKTMREAGRNGVISLMIDGSSTNVILTDYQQDFIKNEVIHADFYAVDMSAEIDVEVQVTLVGDAPGVKDGGVMQQSTHALTVKAKPSEIPQTIEVDVTNLQVNETITVADLRSKATNYQITNEDELVIASILPPKQEEEIDSGEEQAEGIPEKEEGRETEPESTDE, encoded by the coding sequence ATGGCAACACATACATTGGAAGCCAAAAAACGAGAAATTTCACGAAATTCAACTTTAAGGGAATTAAGATTAAAGGGAAATATTCCAGCCATTGTGTATGGTGGTAAGGTAGGGAATACACCGATTTCTATTAGCGAAGCCGATTTTATTAAAACCATGAGAGAAGCAGGTAGAAATGGCGTTATATCACTCATGATTGATGGATCTTCAACCAATGTGATTTTAACGGACTATCAACAAGATTTTATAAAAAATGAAGTCATTCATGCTGATTTTTATGCAGTCGACATGTCGGCTGAAATAGATGTTGAAGTTCAAGTAACATTAGTTGGGGATGCACCTGGGGTCAAAGATGGTGGTGTTATGCAGCAATCAACTCATGCATTGACTGTCAAAGCAAAACCGAGTGAAATTCCTCAGACCATTGAAGTAGATGTAACGAATCTTCAAGTGAACGAGACGATTACTGTAGCAGACTTGCGTTCAAAAGCAACCAATTATCAAATCACTAACGAAGATGAGTTAGTCATTGCATCCATTCTACCTCCTAAGCAAGAAGAAGAGATAGACTCCGGTGAAGAACAGGCAGAAGGAATTCCGGAAAAAGAAGAAGGCCGGGAAACGGAACCTGAATCAACTGACGAGTAA
- a CDS encoding ribose-phosphate diphosphokinase: MPSNYENTNLKLFTLNSNIGLAEEIAKVIGVGLSKCSVSRFSDGEIQINIEESIRGCDVFVIQSTSSPVNENIMELLIMIDALKRASAQTINIVMPYYGYARQDRKARAREPITAKLVANLLETAGASRVIALDLHAPQIQGFFDIPIDHLMGVPILSDYFKGKELDGDIVIVSPDHGGVTRARKMAERLKAPIAIIDKRRPRPNVAEVMNIVGNIDGKIAILIDDIIDTAGTITLAANALIENGAKEVYASCTHPVLSGPAIERIENSKIKELVVTNTIELQDEKKIDKVVPLSVAPLIAEAIIRVYEKQSVSTLF, encoded by the coding sequence ATGCCTAGCAATTATGAAAATACAAACCTTAAGCTCTTTACGCTAAATTCTAATATTGGTTTAGCTGAAGAAATCGCAAAAGTTATTGGTGTCGGTTTAAGTAAGTGTTCCGTATCTCGTTTTAGTGACGGCGAGATCCAAATTAACATTGAAGAGAGTATCCGTGGTTGTGACGTGTTTGTCATACAGTCAACTAGCTCTCCAGTCAATGAAAACATTATGGAACTTCTCATTATGATTGATGCATTAAAGCGTGCATCAGCTCAGACGATTAACATTGTCATGCCTTATTACGGTTATGCTCGTCAAGATAGAAAGGCGCGTGCTCGTGAACCGATTACAGCTAAGCTTGTAGCTAACCTTTTAGAAACAGCAGGAGCATCAAGAGTGATTGCCCTTGATTTACATGCCCCACAAATTCAAGGATTTTTTGATATACCAATCGATCATCTGATGGGTGTTCCTATTCTTTCTGATTATTTTAAAGGGAAAGAATTAGATGGGGACATTGTCATTGTTTCTCCTGATCATGGTGGAGTAACAAGAGCCAGAAAAATGGCAGAGAGATTAAAAGCTCCAATCGCGATTATTGATAAGCGTCGTCCACGTCCAAATGTTGCTGAGGTTATGAATATCGTTGGTAATATTGATGGGAAGATTGCTATCTTAATTGATGACATCATTGATACAGCAGGAACCATTACCCTAGCTGCCAATGCCCTTATTGAAAATGGTGCAAAAGAGGTCTATGCCTCTTGTACACATCCAGTATTATCTGGCCCTGCCATTGAGAGAATCGAAAATTCGAAAATTAAGGAGTTAGTGGTGACAAATACAATTGAGCTTCAAGACGAGAAGAAGATCGATAAAGTAGTTCCACTTTCTGTAGCTCCACTAATTGCAGAAGCGATTATTCGTGTTTATGAGAAGCAGTCTGTCTCAACACTTTTTTAA
- the glmU gene encoding bifunctional UDP-N-acetylglucosamine diphosphorylase/glucosamine-1-phosphate N-acetyltransferase GlmU: MNRYAVILAAGKGTRMKSKLYKVLHPVCGKAMVQHVIDAVSKLNVDSIYTVIGHGAEKVKSQVGDASHYVLQEEQLGTGHAVMQAQEQLSEKSGTTLVLCGDTPLLTADTLEALIKQHEDENAAVTLLTAHADDPTGYGRVIRNDDGTVAKVVEHKDASEDEKLVQEINTGTYCFDNQLLFQALSQVSNDNSQGEYYLPDVIEILKREEHKVAAYQTIDFDETMGVNDRLALSRAEIIMKERINRQHMLNGVTIIDPANTYIDATVKIGQDTTLLPGTILKGQTEIGEDCYIGPFSEISNCQVGNNTKIRQSVLTDSEVGNEVQIGPYAHIRPHSALQDQVKIGNFVEVKKATFGEGSKASHLSYIGDAEVGSNVNLGCGSITVNYDGKNKYLTKIEDNVFVGCNSNLVAPVTIGKGAYIAAGSTVTEDVPGDALTIARARQVNKENYVSKLSHNKE; the protein is encoded by the coding sequence ATGAACCGCTATGCAGTCATTTTGGCAGCTGGAAAAGGTACGAGAATGAAATCGAAACTATATAAGGTGTTGCATCCTGTTTGTGGAAAAGCAATGGTGCAGCATGTGATTGATGCCGTATCTAAACTTAATGTAGATTCCATTTACACCGTAATCGGCCATGGGGCTGAAAAAGTTAAGTCACAGGTAGGGGATGCATCCCATTACGTACTACAAGAAGAGCAATTGGGTACAGGGCATGCTGTTATGCAGGCGCAGGAACAATTATCCGAAAAGTCCGGAACTACTCTTGTGTTATGTGGAGACACACCACTCCTAACCGCAGATACCCTAGAAGCGTTGATTAAACAGCATGAAGATGAAAATGCAGCAGTTACATTACTTACAGCTCATGCAGATGACCCCACTGGTTACGGAAGAGTCATCCGTAATGATGACGGTACTGTAGCAAAAGTAGTGGAACACAAAGACGCATCTGAAGATGAAAAATTAGTTCAGGAAATCAATACAGGCACTTACTGCTTTGATAACCAGTTATTATTCCAGGCATTAAGCCAAGTTTCGAATGATAATTCTCAAGGGGAATATTATCTACCGGATGTTATTGAAATACTAAAACGTGAAGAACATAAAGTTGCAGCCTATCAAACAATAGATTTTGATGAGACAATGGGCGTTAATGATCGTCTAGCTCTTAGCCGTGCGGAAATAATCATGAAGGAACGAATTAACCGTCAGCATATGTTAAATGGAGTAACAATCATTGATCCAGCCAACACATATATCGATGCTACGGTAAAAATCGGTCAAGATACTACTCTTCTACCTGGAACTATATTAAAGGGCCAGACAGAAATAGGAGAAGATTGCTATATTGGGCCATTTTCAGAAATTAGTAACTGCCAAGTTGGGAACAATACAAAAATCCGTCAGTCCGTACTAACTGATAGTGAAGTAGGAAATGAGGTGCAAATTGGCCCATACGCTCATATCCGACCACATTCTGCTTTACAGGATCAAGTTAAAATTGGAAACTTTGTAGAGGTTAAGAAAGCAACTTTTGGTGAAGGAAGTAAAGCTTCTCACTTAAGCTACATCGGAGACGCTGAGGTAGGCTCTAATGTCAACCTAGGTTGTGGTTCTATCACGGTCAACTATGATGGGAAAAACAAGTATCTAACTAAGATAGAGGACAATGTATTTGTAGGATGTAACTCAAACCTAGTTGCTCCCGTAACGATTGGAAAAGGTGCTTATATTGCTGCTGGTTCCACTGTTACTGAGGATGTTCCAGGTGATGCTTTGACCATTGCTAGGGCTCGTCAGGTAAATAAAGAAAATTACGTATCTAAACTTAGTCACAACAAAGAATAA
- the spoVG gene encoding septation regulator SpoVG, with amino-acid sequence MEVTDVRLRRVNTDGRMRAIASITLDNEFVVHDIRVIDGNNGLFVAMPSKRTPDGEFRDIAHPINSGTRGKIQEAVLAEYHRLGDVEEVEYEEAGAS; translated from the coding sequence GTGGAAGTTACAGACGTAAGATTAAGACGCGTCAATACTGATGGTCGTATGCGTGCAATTGCATCGATAACATTAGACAATGAATTTGTTGTCCATGACATTCGTGTTATTGACGGAAACAACGGCTTGTTTGTTGCAATGCCAAGCAAGCGAACTCCAGACGGAGAATTCCGCGACATTGCACATCCTATTAATTCAGGCACTAGAGGAAAAATTCAGGAAGCCGTACTAGCGGAATACCACCGTTTGGGAGATGTAGAAGAAGTAGAGTATGAAGAAGCAGGAGCTTCTTAA
- a CDS encoding RidA family protein, which produces MKIVATNQAPAAIGPYSQGIIVNNMFYSSGQIPLLPDGTMVEGGVAEQTHQVFANLKAVLEESGSSLESVVKATVFIKDMNDFATINEVYGEYFSNHKPARSTVEVARLPKDALVEIEVIALVTNPA; this is translated from the coding sequence ATGAAAATTGTAGCTACGAATCAAGCTCCAGCAGCTATAGGGCCATATTCACAAGGGATCATTGTCAATAATATGTTTTATAGCTCAGGGCAAATTCCACTACTTCCAGATGGAACAATGGTTGAGGGAGGAGTAGCCGAACAAACTCATCAAGTTTTTGCTAATCTTAAAGCTGTTTTAGAAGAGTCTGGCTCATCACTTGAATCAGTTGTTAAAGCTACGGTATTTATTAAAGATATGAATGACTTTGCTACTATCAATGAGGTATATGGAGAATATTTTTCAAACCATAAACCTGCTAGATCTACTGTGGAAGTGGCAAGATTACCAAAAGATGCACTTGTAGAGATTGAAGTTATTGCATTAGTAACAAACCCAGCTTAA